Proteins encoded within one genomic window of Rhododendron vialii isolate Sample 1 chromosome 1a, ASM3025357v1:
- the LOC131325624 gene encoding DEAD-box ATP-dependent RNA helicase 31-like yields MPVKLLSEHLFTPSRPQTHLSTVNPYRHIKPSYRAIPIFTRTFPHMLKHQCLSNKLGSPLLLTHQQQRPKTGLVRASKGLIDDEAELSDWVSELASDSVLSRDSGNGSSSNRGRGRDERGGARGRVSSANRRRESDLGRYEKSDGHMGRESFGSFSRGKGRGGGDEMKGRNEGFVSLGREEGRGRVRGMGRESFGSNSRGTARNEGFVSPRRENDWRRGSDSGDSGMSNRQMGRDALGSSARNLRGNSRFGSGLEGGWKMPKTAGRGSELGYGRKRGGGSGEFSNGGKISIEGGVLIAKEGRVEEDDDEKRGGNLRKSLADFISEEDSEGEEEKDIDDDGDLFASNRVPSSPETSDSYLSETRFDQCPVSPLSLRGIKDAGYERMTVVQEATLPVILEGKDVLAKAKTGTGKTVAFLLPSIELVVKSPPTGRDQKLPPILVLVMCPTRELASQAATEAKKLLKYHPSLGVQVVIGGTRLALEQKRMQANPCQILVATPGRLKDHIENTAGFATRLMGVKVLVLDEADHLLDMGFRRDIEKIIDAVPKQRQTLLFSATVPEEVKQICHIALKRDHEFINTVEEGSEQTHSQVRQLHLVAPLDQQFSLLYVLLKEHIAEDVDYKVLVFCTTAMLTRLVADLLSKFNLNVREIHSRKTQTYRTRVSDEFRKSKGLILVTSDVSARGVDYPDVTLVIQVGLPAGKEQYIHRLGRTGRKGKQGQGILLLSPWEEFFLSTVKDLPITKASEPLVDPVTRKKVKQALLHVEMKNKEAAYQAWLGYYNSNKDVGRDKSRLVELASEFSRSMGLSIPPAIPKNILGKMGLRNVPGLRSK; encoded by the exons ATGCCTGTAAAGCTCCTCTCCGAACATCTCTTCACCCCTTCCCGTCCTCAAACCCATCTGTCCACCGTAAACCCTTACCGACATATCAAACCCTCATATCGGGCCATCCCCATTTTCACTCGGACCTTCCCTCACATGCTCAAACACCAATGTCTCTCCAATAAACTAGGGTCTCCACTTTTACTCACCCACCAACAACAGCGACCCAAAACCGGTCTGGTTAGGGCTTCGAAGGGCCTAATTGACGACGAAGCTGAACTCAGTGATTGGGTGAGCGAGTTGGCTTCCGACTCGGTCCTTTCTCGCGACAGTGGTAACGGCAGTAGTTCGAATAGAGGGAGGGGTAGGGATGAGAGAGGAGGTGCGAGAGGTAGGGTTTCCTCGGCAaataggaggagagagagtgatttGGGTCGGTATGAGAAGTCAGATGGGCATATGGGTAGGGAGTCTTTTGGGTCATTTTCTAGAGGTAAAGGACGGGGTGGTGGTGATGAAATGAAGGGGAGAAATGAGGGGTTTGTTTCGCTGGGGAGAGAGGAGGGTAGGGGACGAGTTAGGGGAATGGGTAGGGAGTCGTTCGGGTCGAATTCAAGGGGGACAGCGCGAAATGAGGGGTTTGTTTCGCCAAGGAGGGAGAATGACTGGCGAAGAGGGAGTGATTCAGGTGATTCTGGAATGTCGAATAGGCAAATGGGTAGGGATGCGTTGGGCTCGTCTGCTAGGAATTTGAGGGGGAATTCCCGGTTTGGTTCTGGATTAGAGGGGGGTTGGAAAATGCCTAAGACTGCTGGGAGAGGTTCTGAACTGGGGTATGGGCGAAAACGAGGGGGTGGCAGCGGAGAATTCAGCAATGGAGGGAAAATTTCGATAGAAGGCGGTGTTTTGATTGCAAAGGAGGGAAGAGTTGAGGAGGATGATGATGAGAAAAGGGGAGGGAATTTGAGGAAGAGCTTGGCTGATTTTATCAGTGAGGAGGATagtgaaggagaagaagaaaaggatatTGATGATGATGGGGATCTGTTTGCATCAAACAGGGTGCCTAGTTCACCTGAAACAAGTGACTCATACCTGAGTGAGACAAG GTTTGATCAATGTCCAGTTTCTCCCTTGTCATTAAGGGGAATAAAGGATGCTGGTTATGAGAGGATGACTGTGGTGCAAGAGGCAACACTGCCTGTTATTCTCGAAG GTAAGGATGTTCTGGCCAAGGCAAAAACTGGCACTGGCAAAACTGTAGCATTTTTG CTTCCATCAATTGAACTAGTCGTTAAATCACCCCCCACTGGTCGTGATCAAAAGCTACCACCAATACTTGTACTTGTAATGTGCCCAACGCGAGAACTTGCAAGTCAAGCTGCTACAGAGGCTAAGAAATTGTTGAAGTACCATCCTTCTCTCGGCGTCCAAGTTGTAATAGGAGGAACAAGACTTGCTTTAGAACAGAAACGTATGCAAGCAAATCCTTGCCAG ATTCTTGTAGCTACACCTGGAAGACTCAAAGATCATATCGAGAATACTGCAGGATTTGCAACTCGTCTTATGGGTGTGAAAGTTCTTGTCCTTGATGAAGCTGATCATTTGTTAGACATGGGATTCCGCAGAGACATTGAGAAGATCATAGATGCTGTACCTAAACAACGACAAACGCTTCTATTTTCTGCTACTGTTCCAGAAGag GTCAAGCAAATCTGCCATATTGCTTTGAAAAGAGATCACGAGTTCATTAATACAGTAGAAGAAGGTAGCGAGCAGACTCACTCACAG GTCAGACAGTTGCATCTAGTTGCTCCTTTGGACCAGCAATTTTCGCTACTGTACGTTCTATTGAAAGAGCATATCGCTGAGGATGTTGATTACAAG GTTCTTGTATTTTGTACAACTGCAATGCTCACAAGACTTGTTGCTGACCTCCTCAGCAAGTTCAATCTGAACGTTCGAGAGATCCACTCTAGAAAGACCCAGACTTACAGAACCAGGGTCTCTGATGAATTTCGCAAGTCAAAGGGTCTTATTCTTGTCACTTCTGATGTTTCTGCTCGTGGTGTTGATTATCCCGACGTTACTCTTGTCATTCAG GTGGGTTTGCCAGCTGGTAAAGAGCAGTACATACACCGACTTGGTAGAACTGGTCGGAAAGGCAAACAAGGCCAGGGCATATTGTTATTATCACCTTGGGAGGAATTCTTTTTGTCTACTGTTAAAGATTTGCCGATAACTAAAGCTTCAGAGCCTTTGGTTGATCCAGTGACAAGGAAAAAG